The Pantoea sp. At-9b genome includes a window with the following:
- a CDS encoding serine/threonine-protein kinase, giving the protein MSEHDNHLNVPNALPLGYRFNEFEIKEVIGGGGFGIVYRAWDHQLERDIAIKEFMPASLAVRSDGLNLVLRSERFSKTFHAGLNSFIQEARLLARFNHPNLLHVLRFWVQNDTAYMGTAFYSGTTLSNLRARNPQQIDEAWIRRLLPPLLGAIKTIHDAGYLHRDISLDNIQIQSNGEPVLLDFGSARKTIGNLSDESETMLRPGFAPIEQYSDNDESEQGAWTDIYALGAVLHMLITGAPPPVSVVRSIEDNYQPLVQRRPAGYSTALLSAVDKALALKAEDRPQNIDAFAELMALPERESEPLIAAKISGPGTMLVPVEEVADEAPPSPAKRFMQHRFALPGLVAAGVLVGLGVGLLMAGGSDDAPVQAQTTPVAPPVTPAPAPAEKPAAQADVQMAQRNVEPAPPPAPVAQVYIRLQPGEQVQVNGKQQALVPAANGFAALQLAPGNYTFSISSHSGAREQTLTISAEGVWLLDPHS; this is encoded by the coding sequence ATGTCGGAACACGATAATCACCTCAATGTACCCAACGCTTTGCCGCTGGGTTACCGGTTCAATGAGTTTGAGATAAAAGAAGTCATCGGTGGTGGCGGCTTTGGCATCGTCTATCGCGCCTGGGATCATCAGTTGGAGCGCGATATCGCCATCAAAGAGTTTATGCCCGCCTCGTTAGCGGTGCGTAGTGATGGCTTAAACCTGGTGTTGCGCAGCGAGCGATTCAGCAAAACCTTCCACGCCGGTCTGAACAGTTTTATCCAGGAAGCGCGCCTGTTGGCACGTTTTAATCATCCCAACCTGTTACACGTGCTGCGCTTCTGGGTGCAGAACGATACCGCCTATATGGGGACGGCGTTTTACAGCGGTACGACCTTGTCCAATCTGCGTGCGCGCAATCCGCAGCAGATCGACGAAGCCTGGATTCGTCGTCTGTTACCCCCATTGCTGGGGGCGATAAAAACCATTCATGACGCCGGATACCTGCATCGCGATATTTCGCTCGATAACATCCAGATCCAGAGCAATGGCGAACCGGTACTGCTCGATTTTGGTTCCGCACGTAAAACCATCGGTAACCTGTCCGATGAAAGCGAAACCATGTTGCGTCCCGGTTTTGCGCCGATTGAACAGTACAGCGACAACGATGAAAGCGAGCAGGGGGCCTGGACTGACATCTATGCGTTAGGGGCGGTACTGCACATGTTGATCACCGGTGCGCCGCCGCCGGTCAGCGTGGTGCGCAGCATCGAAGATAACTACCAGCCACTGGTGCAACGTCGCCCTGCCGGGTATTCCACGGCGCTGCTGAGTGCGGTCGACAAAGCACTGGCGCTGAAAGCCGAGGATCGTCCACAAAACATCGATGCGTTTGCGGAACTGATGGCGCTGCCCGAGCGCGAATCTGAACCCTTGATCGCGGCGAAAATCAGTGGTCCGGGCACCATGCTGGTGCCGGTCGAAGAGGTGGCAGACGAAGCACCGCCATCACCGGCGAAACGTTTTATGCAACACCGCTTTGCGCTGCCAGGCCTGGTGGCTGCGGGGGTGTTGGTCGGGTTGGGCGTGGGTTTACTGATGGCCGGCGGCAGTGATGACGCACCCGTGCAGGCGCAAACCACCCCTGTGGCTCCACCCGTGACCCCGGCACCGGCCCCGGCTGAAAAACCGGCAGCCCAGGCCGACGTCCAGATGGCACAGCGTAACGTGGAACCCGCACCGCCCCCGGCACCGGTGGCACAGGTCTACATCCGTCTGCAACCGGGTGAGCAGGTGCAGGTCAACGGCAAACAGCAGGCGCTGGTGCCTGCGGCGAATGGTTTTGCCGCGCTGCAACTGGCACCGGGCAACTACACCTTCTCGATCAGCAGCCATAGCGGCGCACGTGAACAGACACTCACCATCAGCGCGGAAGGTGTCTGGTTGCTCGATCCTCACAGTTAA
- a CDS encoding type VI secretion system accessory protein TagJ, whose product MESLQQRLADASLAENLARTTAQIQANPADANLRATFVQLLCLAGNWTRAQTQLHSWLALTPQAQPTITLLQQAIAGELQRAAVLRGEAQPQLPGSAWAWCETLLAALQAEVAGDVARGAALRQQALEQADANPGTLEQQDQSVAFPWLMDGDSRFGPVCEAIVNGRYYWVPFAAIREMQFQAPASVTDLVWRHTLIQLVDGSEQVCQIPVRYPLPAQAEEPWLRASVTEWQPLGNVDSQFIGLGQKVWLSDSAELSLLALQRLTFNDIGPAYES is encoded by the coding sequence ATGGAGTCGTTACAACAGCGTTTGGCGGATGCATCACTGGCGGAGAATCTGGCCCGTACTACGGCGCAGATCCAGGCGAATCCTGCCGATGCCAATCTGCGCGCCACCTTTGTGCAACTGCTGTGCCTGGCCGGTAACTGGACGCGGGCACAGACACAACTGCATTCCTGGCTGGCGCTAACCCCGCAGGCACAACCCACCATCACTCTGTTGCAACAGGCGATTGCCGGGGAGTTGCAGCGTGCGGCGGTGTTACGCGGCGAGGCACAACCCCAACTGCCGGGCAGTGCCTGGGCATGGTGTGAAACCCTGCTGGCGGCGTTGCAGGCCGAGGTGGCGGGCGATGTGGCACGTGGCGCGGCGCTACGCCAGCAGGCACTGGAGCAAGCCGACGCCAATCCCGGTACGTTAGAACAACAGGATCAGTCAGTGGCGTTCCCGTGGTTGATGGATGGCGACAGCCGTTTTGGTCCGGTATGTGAAGCCATCGTCAATGGCCGTTATTACTGGGTGCCGTTTGCCGCTATCCGGGAAATGCAGTTTCAGGCACCGGCCAGCGTAACGGATCTGGTGTGGCGTCATACGCTGATCCAACTGGTGGATGGCAGCGAACAAGTGTGCCAGATTCCGGTGCGCTATCCCTTACCGGCACAAGCGGAAGAACCCTGGTTGCGCGCCAGCGTCACCGAATGGCAGCCGCTGGGCAACGTAGACAGCCAGTTTATCGGTCTGGGACAGAAAGTCTGGCTGAGCGACAGCGCGGAACTCTCACTGCTGGCACTTCAGCGCCTCACTTTTAACGACATCGGGCCCGCTTATGAGTCGTGA
- the tssG gene encoding type VI secretion system baseplate subunit TssG: MSDVAQIIPLSRASRLPDDFWSAVMAAPWRYDLFQLLRRLNAQSGQRYALGRAPLPKFESLRIGQKPSLTFAPATLASVREREEDGRHDVAIYSFGLFGPNGPLPTHLTEYVRERIDHHQDHSLAAFADLFHHRATLLFYRAWADAQPTASLDRGDDKRFQDYLACLAGIGFPAQQQASSLSLHARLMLVGHLSRHGHDAEGLVRILRLYFGVPVRLEQNQAQWLTLDSRDQARLAAGRHMPRLGESAFLGVAVRDVQHRFRLRLGPLTAAQYAHFLPDAPGACEVRDWVRHYLGIEMQWDLSLILAANEVQGATLGGSARLGYTSWLGQAAQPVDREDFVFEVEAASR, from the coding sequence ATGAGTGATGTCGCACAGATTATCCCATTATCGCGCGCCAGCCGTCTGCCGGACGATTTCTGGTCAGCGGTGATGGCGGCTCCCTGGCGCTACGACCTGTTCCAGCTGTTACGCCGGTTAAATGCGCAAAGTGGTCAGCGTTATGCGCTGGGACGTGCGCCACTGCCTAAGTTCGAAAGCCTGCGTATTGGTCAGAAGCCATCCCTGACCTTCGCCCCCGCGACGCTCGCCTCGGTGCGTGAGCGCGAAGAAGATGGTCGTCATGATGTCGCCATCTACAGCTTTGGCCTGTTTGGCCCGAACGGCCCGCTACCCACGCACCTGACTGAGTATGTGCGCGAACGTATCGACCACCATCAGGATCACAGCCTGGCGGCCTTTGCTGACCTGTTTCACCACCGTGCCACCTTACTGTTTTACCGTGCCTGGGCGGACGCGCAGCCGACCGCTTCTCTCGATCGCGGCGACGACAAACGTTTTCAGGACTATCTGGCCTGTCTGGCCGGGATCGGTTTTCCGGCGCAGCAACAGGCCAGTTCGCTCAGCCTGCACGCGCGCCTGATGTTGGTGGGGCATCTCAGTCGCCACGGACATGATGCGGAAGGTCTGGTGCGTATTCTGCGCCTCTATTTTGGCGTCCCGGTGCGGCTGGAGCAGAACCAGGCGCAGTGGCTGACGCTGGATAGCCGCGATCAGGCGCGTCTGGCCGCCGGACGGCACATGCCACGCTTGGGGGAATCGGCGTTTCTGGGGGTGGCGGTGCGCGATGTGCAGCACCGTTTTCGCCTGCGTTTGGGGCCACTCACCGCCGCGCAATATGCCCACTTCTTGCCCGATGCGCCAGGGGCATGTGAAGTGCGCGACTGGGTGCGGCACTATCTCGGTATTGAAATGCAGTGGGATCTTAGCCTGATCCTCGCCGCGAACGAGGTCCAGGGCGCGACCCTCGGCGGCAGCGCCCGACTGGGTTACACCAGTTGGCTGGGACAAGCGGCCCAGCCTGTCGATCGTGAAGATTTTGTTTTTGAAGTTGAGGCTGCCTCGCGCTAG
- the tssF gene encoding type VI secretion system baseplate subunit TssF — MDSKLLDYYNRELAYLREMGAEFAERYPKVAGRLGMRGIEIADPYVERLMEGFAFLTSRVQLKMDAEFPRFSQRLLEMIAPGYLAPTPSMAIAQLTPDSRKGDISNGFLVPRGTMMESQSLKKSGVTCSYTTAHDVMLHPLRISDVTLGGVPGDIPLGELKLSGLGATSALRLRIECEGVSSLSQLTVDELMLYLSGPDIQALRLLELLMQHRVGIVLQSVEPQPQRQVLADNALQQQGFAPEQALLPDDLRNFDGYRLLQEYFAFPARFQFISLHQLAALLRRCEHAKAFDIIILLDKADAELESVVDRSHLALHCTPVINLFPKMAERLKVSDSQHEYHLVVDNIRPLDYEVHSVQRLFATVQGQREEQVFRPFWSTFSADNGDYGAYFSLRREQRTLSEHAQRYGTRTGYIGSEVFLSLVDEHHTPWRDDMRYLSAEVMCTSRDLPLMLLQQEQGQFVMPDSIPVSQLTLCKGPTPPRPALAEGLSSWRLISHLQMNYLSLMDSADGEGAAALRQLLSLYANLAEAPVARQIEGIRHCQLRAVHRRVPEPGPVVFARGVSIALEVDEQVFSGASPWLFGSVLERVFSRLVALNSFTELTLSSQQRGEVGYWPPRMGQKALL; from the coding sequence ATGGACAGCAAACTGCTCGACTACTACAACCGTGAACTGGCCTATCTGCGAGAGATGGGAGCCGAGTTTGCCGAACGTTATCCCAAAGTGGCAGGACGGCTGGGAATGCGCGGCATTGAGATCGCCGATCCTTACGTCGAGCGGTTGATGGAAGGCTTCGCGTTTCTCACCTCGCGTGTTCAGCTGAAAATGGATGCGGAATTTCCGCGTTTTTCGCAGCGACTGCTGGAGATGATTGCACCGGGCTATTTAGCGCCAACACCGTCGATGGCGATTGCCCAATTGACACCGGATAGCCGCAAAGGGGACATCAGCAACGGTTTTCTGGTGCCGCGTGGCACCATGATGGAGAGCCAGAGCCTGAAGAAATCGGGCGTCACCTGTAGCTACACCACGGCGCATGACGTGATGTTGCATCCGTTACGCATCAGCGATGTGACGCTCGGTGGCGTGCCCGGTGACATCCCGCTGGGTGAGCTGAAGTTGAGCGGCCTGGGTGCGACCAGCGCGTTGCGCCTGCGGATTGAGTGCGAAGGCGTTTCGTCGCTCAGCCAACTGACGGTCGACGAGTTGATGCTCTACCTGAGCGGCCCGGATATTCAGGCGCTCAGGTTGCTGGAGTTGCTGATGCAGCATCGGGTCGGCATCGTGTTGCAATCGGTGGAGCCACAGCCGCAGCGTCAGGTACTCGCCGATAACGCGCTGCAACAACAGGGTTTTGCGCCGGAACAGGCGTTGTTACCGGACGATCTGCGCAACTTCGATGGCTACCGTCTGTTGCAGGAATATTTTGCCTTTCCGGCACGGTTTCAGTTTATCAGCCTGCATCAACTGGCGGCGCTGCTGCGCCGTTGCGAACATGCCAAAGCCTTCGACATCATTATCCTGCTGGATAAGGCCGATGCTGAACTGGAGAGCGTGGTCGATCGCAGCCATCTGGCGCTGCATTGCACGCCGGTGATTAACCTGTTCCCGAAAATGGCAGAGCGCCTGAAAGTCAGCGACAGTCAGCATGAATATCATCTGGTGGTGGATAATATCCGCCCGCTGGATTACGAAGTGCATTCGGTACAACGTTTGTTTGCCACCGTGCAGGGACAGCGTGAGGAGCAGGTATTCCGTCCTTTCTGGAGCACTTTCAGCGCGGATAACGGTGACTACGGTGCCTATTTTTCCCTGCGTCGCGAGCAGCGCACGTTGTCCGAGCATGCGCAACGCTATGGCACCCGTACCGGTTATATCGGCTCTGAAGTGTTCCTCTCGCTGGTGGATGAACACCACACACCGTGGCGCGACGATATGCGCTACCTCTCCGCTGAGGTGATGTGCACCAGCCGCGATTTACCGCTGATGCTGCTGCAACAGGAGCAGGGGCAGTTCGTGATGCCGGATTCGATCCCGGTGAGTCAACTGACGTTGTGCAAAGGGCCAACGCCGCCGCGTCCGGCACTGGCAGAAGGCTTATCGTCCTGGCGGCTGATCAGCCATCTGCAAATGAACTATCTGAGCCTGATGGACAGCGCCGACGGGGAAGGGGCGGCCGCCTTGCGCCAGCTACTGAGTTTGTATGCCAATCTGGCGGAAGCGCCAGTGGCGCGCCAGATCGAGGGCATTCGTCATTGCCAACTGCGTGCGGTACATCGGCGAGTACCGGAACCGGGACCCGTGGTGTTTGCTCGTGGGGTCAGCATTGCGCTGGAGGTGGATGAGCAGGTGTTCTCCGGGGCCAGTCCGTGGCTGTTTGGCAGCGTGCTGGAACGGGTGTTCTCGCGTCTGGTGGCGCTCAACAGTTTCACCGAACTCACGCTGAGCAGCCAGCAACGTGGCGAAGTGGGTTACTGGCCACCGCGGATGGGCCAGAAGGCGCTGCTATGA
- the tssH gene encoding type VI secretion system ATPase TssH, whose amino-acid sequence MSEISRAVLFGKLDTLLFTSLESATAFCKLRGNPYVELVHWLHQLMQQQDGDLQQVISHFSLDENALTRDIVAALDRLPRGASAVSDLAEHIDSAVERAWVYASLKYGASRIRGGHLLIGLLKTYSLASVLKGISAQFARINVDALVDQFDALLGQSKEAQQALTQPDVGAAPAAAGSSTLAQYAQDLTARARAGRIDPVTGRDEEIRQMVDILMRRRQNNPLLTGEAGVGKTAVVEGLALRIAAGDVPAPLRDVQLWLLDIGMLQAGAGMKGEFEARLQALINEVQSSATPIVLFVDEIHTLVGAGGQQGTGDAANLLKPALARGQLRTIGATTWAEYKKYIEKDPALTRRFQTVQVQEPDEAKAIQMLRSTVSALEKHHQVLLLDEAVSAAVKLSHRYIPARQLPDKAVALLDTACARVAVSQGAQPPALEDCLHRLAALDIEAEIAEREAKVGLGAPERQQEIARQHAALSATREALTARWQQERALVDQLIALRARCVSEDATALRSELDATRQQLREVQGEEPLLFAAVDASVVAAVVADWTGIPLGRMVKNEIDAVLNLAETLNQRVIGQRHGLDLIAKRVRTSRARLDNPNKPVGVFMLCGPSGVGKTETALALAESLYGGEQNIITINMSEFQEAHTVSTLKGAPPGYVGYGEGGVLTEAVRRRPYSVVLLDEIEKAHPDVHELFFQVFDKGWMEDGEGRHIDFRNTIIILTSNVGTQLISALCADPELLPQPDALSTALRKPLLEVFPPALLGRLLVVPYYPLSDAMLAQIVRLQLARIVRRLEENHGIAADIDASVVSQIVQRCTEVESGGRMVDAILTNTLLPQMSQILLSAHARDERYRRVLVRCEQGEFVCQFDV is encoded by the coding sequence ATGTCAGAAATCAGCCGAGCCGTGTTATTCGGTAAACTGGACACGCTGTTATTTACCTCGCTGGAAAGCGCCACCGCCTTTTGCAAGCTGCGCGGCAATCCCTATGTCGAGTTGGTGCACTGGTTGCATCAACTGATGCAGCAACAGGACGGTGACTTACAGCAGGTAATCAGCCATTTTTCACTGGATGAAAACGCGCTGACGCGGGATATCGTGGCGGCACTTGACCGTCTGCCACGCGGTGCGAGTGCCGTCTCCGATCTTGCCGAGCACATCGACAGCGCCGTAGAGCGCGCCTGGGTCTATGCCTCGCTCAAATACGGAGCCAGCCGCATTCGTGGCGGTCATCTGCTGATCGGTCTGCTCAAGACCTACAGCCTCGCCAGTGTGCTGAAAGGTATTTCAGCGCAGTTTGCGCGTATTAACGTCGATGCCCTGGTGGATCAATTCGATGCTTTACTCGGCCAGAGCAAGGAGGCGCAACAGGCGCTGACGCAACCTGATGTCGGCGCAGCCCCGGCAGCAGCCGGCAGCAGCACTCTGGCACAGTACGCCCAGGATCTTACCGCGCGTGCGCGTGCGGGCCGTATCGATCCGGTGACCGGGCGCGATGAAGAGATCCGTCAGATGGTGGATATCCTGATGCGCCGTCGTCAGAACAATCCGCTGCTGACCGGCGAAGCCGGTGTCGGCAAGACGGCGGTGGTGGAAGGGCTGGCACTGCGCATTGCGGCGGGTGATGTGCCTGCGCCCTTGCGCGATGTACAACTTTGGCTGCTGGATATCGGCATGTTGCAGGCCGGGGCTGGGATGAAAGGGGAGTTTGAAGCGCGCCTGCAAGCGTTGATCAACGAAGTGCAGTCGAGCGCCACCCCGATTGTGTTGTTTGTGGATGAGATCCACACCCTGGTCGGCGCGGGCGGACAGCAAGGCACGGGGGATGCCGCTAACCTGCTGAAACCGGCACTGGCACGTGGACAGTTGCGCACCATCGGTGCCACTACCTGGGCAGAATATAAAAAATATATCGAGAAGGACCCGGCACTGACACGTCGCTTCCAGACCGTGCAGGTGCAGGAGCCGGACGAAGCCAAAGCCATCCAGATGCTACGTAGCACGGTCAGTGCGCTGGAGAAACATCACCAGGTGCTGCTGCTGGATGAAGCGGTCAGTGCAGCGGTCAAACTGTCGCATCGTTACATCCCGGCGCGGCAGTTACCGGATAAAGCGGTGGCGTTGCTTGATACCGCCTGTGCACGTGTCGCCGTCAGTCAGGGGGCACAGCCTCCGGCGCTGGAAGATTGTTTGCATCGGCTGGCGGCACTCGACATTGAAGCGGAAATTGCCGAGCGCGAGGCGAAAGTGGGGCTGGGTGCCCCCGAGCGCCAGCAGGAAATTGCCCGGCAGCATGCTGCACTCAGCGCCACGCGCGAGGCATTGACCGCGCGCTGGCAGCAGGAACGTGCGCTGGTGGATCAACTCATCGCGTTACGTGCACGTTGTGTCAGCGAAGATGCAACGGCGCTGCGCAGTGAGCTGGACGCCACCCGACAGCAGTTGCGTGAAGTGCAGGGCGAAGAACCGCTGCTGTTTGCCGCCGTGGATGCCAGCGTGGTGGCGGCCGTGGTGGCAGACTGGACCGGCATCCCACTGGGGCGCATGGTGAAAAACGAGATCGATGCGGTGCTGAACCTGGCGGAAACCCTGAACCAACGGGTCATCGGTCAGCGCCATGGGTTGGATCTGATTGCGAAACGTGTGCGCACCTCACGCGCCCGTCTGGATAACCCCAACAAACCGGTCGGGGTGTTTATGTTGTGCGGCCCGTCTGGCGTGGGTAAAACCGAAACCGCGCTGGCGCTGGCCGAATCGCTGTATGGCGGCGAGCAGAACATCATCACCATCAACATGAGTGAATTCCAGGAAGCGCACACCGTCTCCACCTTGAAAGGCGCGCCTCCGGGCTATGTCGGTTACGGCGAGGGTGGTGTGCTGACCGAGGCGGTTCGCCGTCGGCCTTATAGTGTGGTGCTGTTGGATGAAATCGAGAAAGCACACCCGGATGTGCATGAGTTGTTCTTCCAGGTGTTCGACAAAGGCTGGATGGAGGACGGCGAAGGACGTCATATCGATTTCCGTAACACCATCATCATCCTGACCTCCAATGTGGGCACACAGCTGATCAGCGCCTTGTGTGCCGATCCGGAACTGTTACCGCAACCTGACGCACTCAGCACGGCACTGCGCAAACCGCTGCTGGAGGTGTTCCCGCCCGCGTTGCTTGGACGCCTGCTGGTGGTGCCGTACTACCCGCTGAGCGACGCGATGCTGGCACAAATCGTCCGGCTGCAACTGGCACGCATTGTGCGCCGTCTGGAGGAGAACCACGGTATCGCAGCGGACATTGACGCGAGTGTCGTCAGCCAGATCGTGCAGCGCTGCACCGAAGTGGAATCCGGCGGACGTATGGTCGATGCCATCCTCACCAATACCCTGTTGCCGCAAATGAGCCAGATACTGCTCAGCGCCCATGCCCGCGATGAACGTTACCGCCGGGTGCTGGTGCGCTGTGAGCAGGGTGAGTTTGTTTGCCAGTTTGATGTCTAA
- a CDS encoding type VI secretion system Vgr family protein — protein MFSRITVQLPTEGLLFWKLSGREALSESFTLQADLLSTDARIDRHALLGKSVTFTLPTQNLLTPRYLNGKITRVAVRSEELNGTRYAVYALTVEPDVWPMKRDRNLRIFQSQTVPQIVQTLLKEYNVNVESKLASSYRVWEYCVQYQESSFDFISRLMELEGIYYWFRHESDKHTLVLCDAADQHQPFSGYATIPYHVAPSGGSTTEEGISQWSLAESVTPGMYSTDDYDFRKPNAWMLQARQNPVAPTPGTVDVYDWPGHFVDHSHGEFYTRIRQEVWEVEHHSVSGTGTATGIAPGYTFGLLDAPHFSDNGNYLTTSADYSFEENSYASGDITASHNINFTVLPTSITFRAPPRAPWPKTHGPQTAKVVGPQGESIWTDRYGRVKVKFHWDRLAKGDDTSSCWVRVSSAWAGQGFGGVQIPRVGDEVVVDFINGDPDRPLIIGRVYNEASMPPWALPAAATQMGFLSRTKDGTAETANALRFEDKSGQEQLWIQAQKNMDTNVKNDETHSVGGSRTVSVTQDYNGTVSGSHTEATQLAHSQLVGGGFIQRVQGAIVQASDSGIRLVAGQSVLELGANGQVTLQCVNFNIDASGTGQINTGGTLDLNLKQPGALPAVEPTPAQIQDAVKAAFNQGKDNA, from the coding sequence ATGTTCTCACGCATCACCGTCCAGCTGCCCACGGAGGGCCTGCTGTTCTGGAAACTCAGCGGGCGTGAAGCCCTGTCGGAATCATTCACCCTCCAGGCGGATTTGTTGTCGACCGATGCCCGCATCGATCGCCATGCTCTGCTGGGCAAATCGGTGACCTTTACGCTGCCGACCCAGAACCTGCTCACGCCACGTTACCTCAACGGCAAAATCACCCGCGTGGCCGTGCGCAGTGAGGAGCTGAACGGCACGCGCTACGCGGTTTATGCCCTGACCGTCGAGCCGGATGTGTGGCCGATGAAACGTGATCGTAACCTGCGTATTTTCCAGAGCCAGACCGTGCCGCAAATCGTGCAGACGTTGCTGAAAGAGTACAACGTCAACGTCGAATCAAAACTCGCCAGCAGCTACCGGGTGTGGGAATACTGCGTGCAGTACCAGGAGAGCAGCTTCGATTTTATCAGCCGTCTGATGGAGCTGGAGGGGATCTACTACTGGTTCCGCCATGAATCCGATAAGCATACGCTGGTATTGTGCGATGCTGCCGATCAGCACCAGCCGTTCAGTGGCTATGCCACCATTCCCTACCACGTGGCCCCTTCCGGCGGCAGCACAACGGAAGAGGGGATCAGCCAGTGGTCGCTGGCCGAGAGCGTGACGCCGGGGATGTACAGCACGGATGACTATGACTTCCGCAAACCGAATGCCTGGATGTTACAGGCGCGGCAGAACCCGGTTGCGCCCACGCCGGGCACGGTGGATGTCTACGACTGGCCGGGCCATTTTGTTGATCACAGCCACGGCGAGTTTTACACCCGCATCCGCCAGGAAGTCTGGGAAGTGGAGCATCACAGCGTCAGTGGCACGGGGACGGCGACCGGCATTGCGCCGGGTTACACCTTTGGCCTGCTCGATGCGCCGCATTTCAGTGATAACGGCAACTATCTCACCACCAGTGCCGACTATAGCTTCGAGGAAAACAGCTACGCCAGCGGTGATATTACCGCCTCGCATAACATCAACTTTACCGTTCTGCCGACCTCGATCACTTTCCGTGCGCCACCCCGTGCGCCATGGCCAAAAACTCACGGTCCACAGACGGCGAAAGTGGTGGGGCCGCAGGGGGAATCGATCTGGACCGACCGTTATGGCCGGGTCAAGGTGAAGTTTCACTGGGACCGGCTGGCAAAAGGCGACGATACCAGCTCGTGCTGGGTGCGTGTTTCCAGCGCCTGGGCGGGCCAGGGATTTGGTGGTGTGCAGATCCCGCGTGTTGGCGACGAAGTGGTGGTGGATTTTATCAATGGTGACCCGGATCGCCCGCTGATCATTGGCCGCGTGTATAACGAGGCGAGTATGCCGCCCTGGGCACTGCCAGCGGCGGCGACGCAGATGGGTTTCCTCAGCCGTACCAAAGATGGCACCGCAGAAACCGCCAATGCACTGCGCTTCGAGGATAAGTCCGGGCAGGAGCAGTTGTGGATCCAGGCGCAGAAGAACATGGATACCAACGTTAAAAACGACGAAACCCACAGCGTTGGGGGGTCGCGTACCGTCAGTGTCACCCAGGACTACAACGGCACGGTGTCGGGCAGCCACACCGAGGCGACGCAACTGGCCCATTCCCAACTGGTGGGCGGTGGTTTTATCCAGCGTGTGCAGGGGGCGATTGTGCAGGCGTCCGACAGCGGCATTCGTCTGGTGGCGGGCCAATCGGTGCTGGAATTAGGCGCCAACGGTCAGGTCACATTGCAATGCGTGAATTTTAATATCGATGCTTCCGGCACCGGACAGATTAACACTGGCGGTACGCTGGATCTGAACCTGAAACAACCCGGTGCATTACCCGCAGTGGAACCCACCCCGGCGCAAATCCAGGACGCCGTTAAAGCGGCATTTAATCAAGGAAAAGATAACGCATGA
- the tssE gene encoding type VI secretion system baseplate subunit TssE, translated as MSREDGYAQLHGGYRARKNRDTLTSRDKLQSSLLDRLTDDAPDKRSEPGNSVLITHNTLRRHVLRDLQWLFNTINNEAQQDLSPFGEVQRSVWNFGVAPLAGQNMSDIEWQDIQRKMTNAILHFEPRILPQGLQVRCVSDLAALDLHNVLSIEIKGRLWCVPYPLEFLFRTQVDLENGHFELQDAG; from the coding sequence ATGAGTCGTGAAGACGGCTATGCCCAGCTGCACGGTGGCTATCGTGCGCGCAAAAACCGCGACACGCTGACTTCACGCGACAAGTTGCAATCCTCGTTGCTGGATCGCCTGACCGACGATGCACCGGACAAACGGAGCGAGCCGGGCAACAGTGTGTTGATTACCCATAACACGCTACGCCGTCATGTGCTGCGCGATTTGCAGTGGCTGTTCAACACCATCAATAACGAAGCGCAACAGGATCTCAGCCCTTTTGGTGAGGTGCAGCGCTCGGTATGGAATTTTGGTGTTGCGCCGCTGGCCGGACAAAACATGTCTGATATCGAATGGCAGGACATCCAGCGCAAAATGACCAACGCCATTTTGCATTTCGAACCCCGCATTCTGCCACAGGGCTTGCAGGTCCGTTGTGTCAGCGATCTGGCGGCACTCGACCTGCACAACGTGCTATCGATTGAGATCAAAGGCCGTCTGTGGTGCGTGCCTTATCCGCTGGAGTTTCTGTTTCGTACCCAGGTCGATCTTGAGAATGGCCATTTCGAACTCCAGGATGCGGGGTAA